The Sedimentisphaera salicampi genome includes a region encoding these proteins:
- a CDS encoding Ig-like domain-containing protein: MFFLAAFCWSVFANTFTGTGADDHWNTPSNWSSDVPSMTSNEWANMTVDGTKCVIDNTHLGSEAAEAKGFYVGCYGGDNEFEMTGGELTCDFFDVGRGKDSGTNAYAKITGGEISCTHFNIPNQFDLDPGTNQIIGHVDLHGGVVNASYFNMGDHSDAFGGGIGTMDITQGVLKINGDHRSKINNYAAPDDQGVRWITAFGGDGEIKADYDGMITTVYAVYGSEVGVIDPADKAEGVSVNADVSWEPSDMAISHDIYFGTINPPPFVKNQPLGNEVYDPGELMYGTKYYWKINTVTSLGTNPGHVWSFKTGQVPGAAQVLRPADGQTGVKNNANIIWTPGDGSVSHEVYFGTDLAAVANAADPDVLPGRGSFDVSFYDPGQLAPETTYYLRIDERNSHGVNQSVVWSFTTAATIEGDINFDGAVDTEDLFLLTGRWLDYGCVAPDWCGRADISKSSEVDIFDFALLSANSGPDENEPAYTDYCDMLSQEVQGKKHGFLAGNLNYYIGGFHACWNPTEEETIGFTHPFHHDLRSRGHGMVQDPNTGYGHDFTGWEFYKHTKVAYGSVYVGQRKYENPVPDRMYWRPDKMICEYEVGEVNIREEKFIAKNDVACTIITSDEPVTLEFSGQSFANDATVCTTASCLFDEASNSVHVVEGGVAEVLPDDPQNNEPQPGVMMYDGMSTVISASRDLTDYQQYPLNDTIEGQIGYSFKVSCDSSGTAVVWMMDDDYSNAVTLKDKVLEDPAGAMAAKTKYMNDILNYQIPYFRCSDQQMVDVYYYLWSLYFMYYIDVGEGFEQYAHTQTAVNNFLGMHCYDANFQTAVGAWITDKEAYSYGNILLWSELLHVADFSEGLIPADNMGIAWYSGLWCGPTPHILAAWKIYKHCGDIDFLRQAYDYFKALMWESIPGHWGYEYDAADRLKKMAIELGHPEDVLHWHDIGRLDNVQNFLNDGWETNGVEKFFRAGSDRLDWSGFAYMAMDSFPSEWVEQMSDRWAVNEADGFFRFGSLSTTAFKDWNQQSDVFAFTPDTNWFAITGMYEHHACKNANTCTLGHLKNYNIEWGIPVAPEALDINGDPWGDQYSNFNAGKILLYIEGILGLKYSVLDDSFTVTDHLPMEWDFMETIVPINCDGNVSWTKIRTSRTEDAQGVDKTITVEGNSMHTLHVAPWLEEKDLVSTSEPGYANGQTKGHIDYTFTDTSDVSITLELTESGD; this comes from the coding sequence TTGTTTTTTTTGGCTGCATTTTGCTGGTCAGTTTTCGCTAATACTTTCACCGGTACCGGCGCAGATGATCATTGGAATACGCCTTCAAACTGGTCGTCCGACGTCCCTTCAATGACAAGCAACGAGTGGGCAAATATGACTGTCGATGGTACCAAGTGTGTTATTGACAATACTCATCTCGGCTCAGAAGCGGCAGAGGCAAAAGGTTTCTATGTAGGATGTTATGGCGGAGATAACGAATTTGAGATGACAGGGGGAGAGCTTACGTGTGATTTTTTTGATGTTGGCAGGGGTAAAGATTCAGGCACCAATGCATATGCCAAGATAACAGGCGGGGAAATATCCTGTACGCACTTCAATATTCCAAATCAGTTCGATCTCGATCCCGGAACAAACCAAATCATCGGTCACGTTGACCTGCATGGTGGAGTTGTAAATGCCAGCTATTTTAACATGGGCGATCATTCGGATGCTTTTGGCGGCGGTATAGGAACTATGGATATTACCCAGGGTGTTTTGAAAATCAATGGCGATCATAGATCGAAGATCAATAATTATGCCGCCCCTGATGATCAGGGCGTAAGGTGGATTACAGCATTTGGCGGAGATGGTGAAATCAAGGCTGATTATGACGGCATGATAACAACGGTTTACGCTGTTTACGGCAGTGAGGTTGGAGTCATAGATCCAGCTGATAAGGCTGAAGGAGTTTCTGTTAATGCGGATGTATCTTGGGAACCGTCGGATATGGCGATTTCACATGATATTTATTTTGGCACGATCAACCCTCCTCCATTTGTAAAAAATCAGCCCCTCGGCAATGAAGTGTATGACCCCGGAGAGCTAATGTATGGTACAAAGTATTACTGGAAAATCAATACGGTTACATCGCTTGGCACCAATCCCGGCCATGTCTGGAGTTTTAAGACTGGTCAAGTCCCGGGGGCAGCTCAGGTGCTGAGGCCGGCTGACGGGCAGACAGGTGTTAAGAACAACGCAAATATTATCTGGACGCCTGGAGACGGTTCGGTCAGCCATGAGGTTTATTTTGGTACTGATCTTGCGGCGGTTGCAAATGCGGCTGACCCTGATGTTTTGCCCGGCAGGGGCAGTTTTGATGTCTCTTTTTATGATCCGGGGCAGCTTGCGCCTGAGACTACGTATTATCTGCGAATTGATGAGAGAAATTCGCACGGGGTGAATCAAAGTGTTGTGTGGAGTTTCACTACTGCTGCTACGATTGAAGGCGATATCAATTTTGACGGGGCGGTGGATACTGAAGATCTGTTTTTGCTGACTGGTAGGTGGCTTGATTATGGCTGTGTCGCTCCTGACTGGTGTGGAAGGGCGGATATCAGTAAGAGCAGTGAGGTTGACATTTTTGATTTTGCTTTGCTTTCGGCTAATTCCGGGCCTGACGAGAATGAGCCCGCTTATACGGATTACTGTGACATGCTGAGCCAGGAGGTACAGGGTAAGAAGCACGGTTTTCTTGCGGGCAACCTTAACTATTATATAGGCGGTTTTCACGCCTGCTGGAATCCTACAGAGGAAGAGACGATCGGCTTTACGCATCCGTTCCATCACGATCTTCGAAGCAGGGGCCATGGCATGGTTCAGGATCCAAACACTGGCTACGGCCATGACTTTACCGGATGGGAATTTTACAAACACACAAAGGTCGCGTACGGCTCAGTCTATGTAGGCCAGAGAAAATATGAAAATCCGGTTCCTGACCGTATGTACTGGCGTCCTGATAAGATGATATGTGAATACGAAGTTGGCGAAGTAAATATCCGTGAAGAAAAATTTATCGCCAAAAACGATGTCGCCTGTACGATCATTACATCCGATGAGCCCGTAACTCTCGAATTTTCGGGTCAGAGTTTTGCCAACGATGCCACGGTATGTACGACGGCGAGCTGCCTATTCGACGAGGCATCAAATTCGGTTCATGTTGTAGAAGGCGGCGTCGCTGAAGTTTTGCCTGACGATCCACAGAATAATGAACCTCAGCCTGGTGTTATGATGTATGACGGAATGAGTACGGTTATCTCAGCATCAAGAGACTTAACGGATTACCAGCAGTATCCGCTTAATGACACAATAGAGGGCCAAATAGGCTATTCATTCAAGGTTTCTTGTGACAGTTCGGGCACTGCGGTTGTCTGGATGATGGACGACGATTATTCTAATGCGGTAACATTGAAAGACAAAGTGCTTGAAGATCCTGCTGGAGCAATGGCTGCCAAGACCAAATATATGAACGATATTTTGAACTATCAGATCCCATACTTCAGGTGTTCGGATCAGCAGATGGTTGACGTTTATTATTACCTTTGGTCGCTTTACTTTATGTATTATATTGATGTTGGCGAGGGGTTTGAACAGTACGCTCATACTCAGACTGCAGTGAATAACTTCCTTGGAATGCACTGTTATGATGCTAACTTCCAGACGGCTGTCGGTGCTTGGATTACTGACAAAGAAGCTTATTCGTATGGTAACATACTTCTATGGAGCGAACTTCTTCATGTTGCTGATTTTTCCGAAGGCCTGATTCCCGCTGACAACATGGGTATCGCATGGTATTCAGGTCTTTGGTGTGGTCCTACTCCACACATTTTGGCGGCTTGGAAAATATACAAGCATTGCGGCGATATTGACTTTTTGCGCCAAGCATACGATTATTTCAAGGCTCTTATGTGGGAATCGATACCGGGCCACTGGGGCTACGAATACGATGCCGCTGATCGCCTAAAGAAAATGGCGATAGAACTCGGCCACCCCGAAGATGTTCTGCACTGGCATGATATTGGCAGGCTCGACAATGTTCAGAACTTCCTTAATGACGGTTGGGAAACAAATGGTGTTGAGAAATTTTTCCGTGCGGGTTCAGACCGGCTTGATTGGTCAGGCTTTGCTTATATGGCAATGGATTCATTTCCGTCCGAATGGGTGGAACAGATGTCCGATAGATGGGCTGTAAATGAGGCGGACGGCTTCTTCCGCTTTGGTAGTCTTTCAACTACGGCATTTAAGGACTGGAACCAGCAGAGCGATGTTTTTGCCTTTACGCCTGATACTAACTGGTTTGCGATTACCGGCATGTATGAACACCACGCATGTAAAAATGCCAATACCTGCACGCTTGGGCATCTTAAAAATTACAACATCGAATGGGGCATTCCAGTTGCGCCAGAAGCATTGGATATCAACGGCGATCCGTGGGGTGATCAGTATTCGAACTTCAACGCCGGTAAGATCCTTCTTTATATCGAAGGTATCCTTGGCCTGAAGTATTCGGTTCTTGATGACAGCTTTACGGTGACTGACCATCTGCCTATGGAATGGGATTTTATGGAGACGATAGTTCCAATCAATTGCGATGGCAATGTGAGCTGGACGAAAATCAGAACAAGCCGGACAGAAGATGCGCAGGGCGTTGATAAAACAATCACCGTTGAAGGCAACAGTATGCATACTCTGCACGTAGCACCATGGCTGGAAGAAAAAGACCTTGTCTCTACAAGTGAGCCAGGCTATGCGAACGGTCAAACTAAGGGGCATATAGACTATACTTTTACTGATACATCAGATGTAAGCATCACGCTTGAACTTACAGAGTCGGGTGATTAA
- a CDS encoding type II secretion system protein, which produces MMFTKRNTDGLGSIRRRSSQRMGFTLIELLVVISIIALLMAILMPALNKAREQAYAIPCMSNMRTISLAFYMYQEDNDGKIAGGDAWFQPSNFGVGKRSYSWVACPLDENGNARRGEFANVEYERNGIRAGVLWDYIGEMEAYNCPSDNRAQRADIGWRSYSMVVGLDSEFVGHFPRDKSVTRFNEISSPSTSYITVEEDERHPDEDNNNPWWNMGSWVIDIENQRWFDPVAKWHSNGGNLGFADGHAERFKWKDERTVTWLENGGEKRVDHPGSYDMEYMLEHVAKKGK; this is translated from the coding sequence ATGATGTTTACGAAACGAAATACTGACGGCTTGGGGTCAATAAGAAGACGGTCGAGCCAAAGAATGGGTTTTACTTTAATTGAACTTCTTGTAGTAATATCAATTATTGCATTGCTTATGGCAATACTTATGCCAGCGTTGAACAAAGCTAGAGAACAGGCTTATGCCATACCCTGTATGTCAAATATGCGGACCATATCATTGGCCTTCTACATGTATCAGGAGGACAATGATGGAAAGATCGCTGGAGGCGATGCATGGTTTCAACCAAGTAATTTTGGTGTTGGCAAAAGATCTTACTCGTGGGTTGCCTGTCCTTTGGACGAAAACGGCAATGCGCGCAGAGGAGAATTCGCCAATGTTGAGTATGAGAGAAATGGTATCAGGGCTGGCGTTCTTTGGGATTACATTGGAGAAATGGAGGCTTATAATTGCCCAAGTGATAATCGAGCCCAAAGGGCTGATATAGGCTGGAGAAGCTACTCTATGGTTGTAGGTCTTGACTCGGAATTTGTGGGGCACTTTCCAAGAGACAAATCTGTTACTAGATTTAATGAGATTAGCTCCCCCAGTACTTCTTATATTACCGTGGAAGAAGACGAACGACACCCTGATGAAGATAATAACAATCCATGGTGGAACATGGGGTCATGGGTTATAGACATCGAAAACCAGCGATGGTTTGATCCTGTAGCAAAATGGCACTCAAATGGCGGTAATCTGGGTTTTGCTGACGGTCATGCCGAAAGGTTCAAATGGAAGGATGAAAGGACTGTCACTTGGCTCGAAAATGGTGGCGAGAAAAGAGTTGATCATCCTGGCAGCTATGATATGGAATACATGCTAGAGCATGTTGCAAAGAAAGGTAAATAA
- a CDS encoding glycoside hydrolase family 127 protein produces the protein MDYDNKIVEEPKIPTDIKAVVGLKGCCKNDKANKDTGIQCVDFNDVVITGGMWQHRQKVNREVTIRFVLKKSLGNRIDNFVNAASGNNHSFKGIFYDDSDVYKAIEGAAKCLHVSPDPEIETTVDEMIDKIASAQWEDGYLFTYYSLPERQLDKIWSDLEFKHELYCAGHLIEAALAYYKATGKDKLLNVAVRFADLICSLFGPGKHLGVPGHQEIEMALLLLYRETGKEQYLNLSKFFLEQRGNPERGTLYGTYSQDHKPIVEQEEAVGHAVRASYMYCAVADMALLDRDEAYLEALEKLWNSVVDRKMYLTGGVGAHHDLESYGDDYELPNDTAYAETCASIANIMWSDRMFRLNGDSKYIDIVERILYNGFLSGVSIDGDKFFYTNPLESDGQFKFNKNKSTRKPWFKCSCCPTNVVRFVPTISSYIYAYDQQNIFVNLFIKSKTSLKITDSQVDLEMKTDYPWDGKVRLEVNPQNGSYFTLRMRIPGWSQGKPVPGDLYRYTNDKAEKVSICVNGKEFDYQVENGYALINRYWDAGDFVEMKISMPIRIVRCNEKVVNNRGKGALERGPLVYCAEQIDNESSLDNIKIGDNINLNSEYIDEILGGICVLSGLVDNKGTEFKFVPYYSWSHRGEGAMKVWFTVK, from the coding sequence ATGGATTATGATAACAAGATTGTTGAAGAGCCGAAGATTCCAACAGATATCAAGGCTGTTGTGGGGTTAAAAGGCTGTTGTAAAAATGATAAGGCAAATAAAGATACAGGCATTCAGTGTGTCGACTTTAACGATGTAGTTATTACAGGCGGGATGTGGCAGCACAGGCAGAAGGTCAACCGGGAAGTTACGATTCGATTTGTCCTGAAAAAAAGTCTTGGCAACAGAATCGATAATTTTGTAAATGCCGCATCAGGCAACAATCATAGTTTTAAGGGTATTTTTTACGACGATTCCGATGTTTATAAGGCTATTGAAGGGGCGGCAAAGTGTCTCCATGTCAGTCCTGACCCAGAAATAGAGACCACAGTTGACGAAATGATCGATAAGATCGCTTCGGCCCAGTGGGAAGATGGATATCTTTTTACTTATTATTCCTTGCCGGAAAGACAACTGGATAAGATATGGAGCGATCTGGAGTTTAAGCACGAACTTTATTGTGCGGGACATCTGATTGAAGCTGCGTTAGCGTATTATAAGGCGACGGGTAAGGATAAACTTCTAAATGTGGCGGTCAGGTTTGCTGATCTTATCTGTTCTTTATTTGGCCCAGGTAAGCATTTGGGGGTTCCTGGGCATCAGGAGATTGAGATGGCGCTGCTGCTGCTTTACAGAGAGACGGGTAAAGAGCAATACTTAAATTTATCGAAATTCTTTCTCGAACAAAGGGGGAATCCAGAGCGAGGGACGCTTTACGGCACCTACAGTCAGGATCACAAGCCAATTGTCGAACAGGAAGAGGCTGTCGGCCATGCCGTTCGGGCGTCATATATGTACTGTGCAGTCGCTGATATGGCATTATTGGACAGGGATGAGGCTTATCTCGAGGCTCTCGAAAAATTGTGGAACAGTGTAGTTGACCGCAAGATGTATCTTACCGGCGGGGTGGGCGCCCATCACGATCTTGAGAGTTACGGCGATGACTACGAACTTCCAAATGATACCGCATATGCCGAAACGTGTGCTTCTATTGCAAATATTATGTGGTCAGATCGTATGTTCAGGCTCAACGGAGATTCGAAATACATTGATATTGTAGAGCGAATTCTGTATAACGGTTTCTTATCTGGAGTTTCTATTGATGGGGATAAGTTTTTCTATACAAATCCGCTTGAATCGGATGGCCAGTTCAAATTCAACAAAAATAAATCAACCCGTAAGCCATGGTTCAAATGTTCGTGCTGTCCGACAAATGTAGTGCGTTTTGTACCTACGATCAGCAGTTATATTTATGCATACGATCAGCAGAACATTTTCGTAAATCTTTTCATAAAATCAAAAACCTCATTGAAAATTACCGACAGTCAAGTCGATCTTGAGATGAAAACCGATTATCCCTGGGATGGTAAGGTTCGTCTTGAAGTTAACCCCCAAAATGGCAGTTATTTTACTTTGAGAATGCGTATTCCAGGCTGGTCGCAGGGAAAACCTGTACCCGGAGACCTATACAGATACACAAATGATAAGGCTGAGAAGGTGTCAATTTGTGTTAATGGCAAAGAATTTGATTATCAGGTAGAAAATGGCTATGCCCTTATTAATCGATACTGGGATGCAGGCGATTTTGTTGAAATGAAAATTTCGATGCCAATTCGCATAGTCCGGTGCAATGAAAAGGTTGTGAATAATCGCGGCAAGGGCGCCTTGGAACGCGGTCCACTTGTTTATTGTGCAGAGCAAATCGACAATGAGTCCTCATTAGACAATATAAAAATTGGCGATAATATTAATTTGAATTCAGAATATATAGATGAGATTTTAGGCGGAATTTGCGTCCTTTCAGGCCTTGTTGACAACAAGGGGACTGAGTTTAAGTTTGTGCCTTATTATTCATGGTCGCATCGCGGCGAAGGGGCAATGAAAGTATGGTTTACTGTGAAATGA
- a CDS encoding beta-L-arabinofuranosidase domain-containing protein, whose amino-acid sequence MEKYLIAALVLAAVGVSSADVIDPVPFYEVKIQDTFWQPKLETLAESTLPHALGNTEKAVKRLRLTAEWREADKKDGMPLPIPHRYITSDLVKVMEGAALLLKVKPNPKMEKEMDRIIDIIARAQREDGYLYVTHQTKNYSKHWKPETNYDMMGKRPYDFLVHSHELYNMGHLYEAAVAYYQATWKDNFLKIAEKSAKHINKVIFEGDPNYNDGEPVMQAPGHEEIELGLVKLYRVTGNKLYIEMAKKFLKIRGVTYQPEYDGRGVMLPRYAQQHKPVAEQRRAEGHSVRAGYLYAAMAEVDSVLGENDYSKALNSIWHNIVDTRFYIIGGLGSGAGMEGFGPEYYLPNRSAYNETCAAVANVFFNYRMFLKYGDAKYIDAAETSLYNNCLGGVSLDGKTFYYSNVLETDLYNKKARSEWFGTACCPANISRLIPQVGKYLYAKQKNDIYCLMYAGSKTSIELKDGQKVELKQITEYPFKGNIKIKVSPKDEKKAFAVNVRIPTWTGQQFTPGELYDYTSKSTGYTLKVNGKKINGKSYSTKKGFARINRKWKKGDKIELSMPMPVRINKTIDKVEANHDRFAVTRGPLVYCAEEPDNGYIQQYFIDKQPAGSDVTIEEMDGVLSGIPSITIPAKKALPDDVKSSSLKLIPYYARSNRKIGTMTVWVPEKKELTKPNYEALGLKKYANIRASIHENDKGNNSTKGLYKWLDPENSHERLPRWSSWGDWGKEHWVELDLGKVKEIENVAPYFYDTGKDKWIVVPKKWHVETRKSKDDKWVKMVPYNTDSYTTQLDTYNTVQPDKELKARYIKIVMTPKRKDLGVGLLSVNVGTKED is encoded by the coding sequence ATGGAGAAGTATTTAATTGCAGCACTCGTTCTTGCAGCAGTCGGCGTTTCATCCGCCGATGTCATAGACCCAGTACCGTTTTATGAGGTCAAAATCCAAGACACCTTCTGGCAGCCTAAGCTCGAAACGCTTGCCGAATCTACACTGCCTCATGCATTAGGAAACACAGAAAAAGCGGTAAAACGTCTGCGTCTAACAGCTGAATGGCGCGAAGCAGACAAAAAGGATGGCATGCCATTACCAATCCCTCATCGTTACATAACCTCCGATCTGGTAAAAGTAATGGAAGGTGCCGCCCTGCTTCTCAAAGTTAAACCCAACCCGAAAATGGAAAAGGAAATGGACCGCATAATTGATATCATCGCACGTGCTCAGCGTGAAGATGGCTATCTCTATGTTACGCATCAGACCAAGAATTACAGCAAGCATTGGAAACCAGAAACTAACTATGACATGATGGGAAAACGTCCTTATGATTTCCTCGTACACAGCCACGAACTTTATAACATGGGACACCTTTATGAAGCAGCCGTGGCCTATTATCAGGCAACTTGGAAAGACAATTTCCTTAAAATTGCTGAGAAAAGTGCTAAGCACATTAATAAAGTAATCTTCGAAGGCGACCCTAATTACAATGACGGCGAACCTGTCATGCAGGCACCCGGCCATGAAGAGATCGAACTCGGCCTTGTCAAGCTTTATCGAGTAACAGGCAATAAACTCTACATCGAAATGGCTAAAAAATTCCTCAAAATCCGCGGAGTAACTTACCAGCCTGAATACGATGGTCGCGGCGTGATGCTTCCACGCTACGCCCAACAGCACAAACCAGTTGCCGAACAGCGCCGCGCAGAAGGCCACTCAGTGCGTGCCGGCTATCTCTACGCTGCTATGGCTGAAGTTGACAGTGTACTTGGAGAGAACGATTACAGCAAGGCACTCAACAGCATCTGGCACAATATCGTTGACACTCGCTTCTACATTATTGGCGGACTTGGTTCTGGCGCAGGCATGGAAGGCTTCGGCCCGGAATACTACCTGCCTAACCGCAGTGCATACAACGAAACCTGTGCTGCAGTTGCAAACGTATTTTTCAACTACCGCATGTTTCTCAAATACGGCGATGCAAAATACATCGATGCCGCTGAAACTTCACTTTACAATAACTGTCTCGGTGGCGTTAGTCTTGACGGCAAGACTTTCTACTATTCAAATGTACTCGAAACTGACCTCTATAACAAAAAGGCACGATCAGAATGGTTTGGCACCGCTTGTTGCCCAGCAAATATTTCCCGTCTGATTCCTCAAGTTGGAAAATATCTCTACGCTAAGCAAAAAAATGATATCTACTGCCTAATGTATGCCGGCAGCAAAACAAGCATTGAACTGAAAGATGGTCAAAAAGTTGAGTTGAAACAAATCACAGAATATCCTTTCAAGGGCAACATTAAAATCAAAGTTTCACCAAAAGATGAGAAGAAGGCTTTTGCTGTTAATGTTCGTATACCTACATGGACCGGCCAGCAGTTTACACCAGGCGAACTTTATGATTACACCTCAAAATCAACCGGCTACACTCTCAAAGTCAATGGCAAAAAAATAAATGGCAAGTCATATTCAACTAAGAAGGGGTTTGCCAGAATCAATCGTAAATGGAAAAAAGGCGATAAGATAGAACTGTCTATGCCAATGCCGGTACGAATCAACAAAACGATTGACAAAGTTGAAGCAAACCATGACAGATTCGCCGTTACTCGCGGGCCTTTGGTGTATTGTGCAGAAGAACCTGACAACGGTTACATTCAGCAATATTTCATAGACAAACAACCCGCTGGCTCTGATGTTACCATAGAAGAAATGGACGGAGTCCTTTCGGGCATTCCTTCTATAACGATTCCTGCAAAAAAAGCGCTGCCTGATGACGTTAAATCCTCTTCTCTGAAACTTATTCCTTATTATGCTCGTTCCAATCGTAAAATTGGCACGATGACCGTATGGGTTCCAGAGAAAAAGGAACTGACAAAACCGAACTATGAAGCACTGGGACTTAAAAAGTACGCCAATATCCGCGCCTCAATCCATGAAAATGACAAGGGTAACAACTCTACAAAGGGCCTTTATAAATGGCTCGACCCTGAAAACTCGCATGAAAGACTTCCTCGCTGGAGCTCATGGGGCGACTGGGGCAAAGAGCATTGGGTAGAACTGGACCTTGGCAAAGTGAAAGAAATTGAAAATGTCGCTCCTTACTTCTATGATACGGGGAAAGACAAGTGGATCGTTGTTCCAAAAAAGTGGCATGTTGAAACACGTAAGAGCAAAGATGACAAATGGGTGAAAATGGTTCCTTACAATACAGACTCTTACACCACGCAGCTGGACACATACAATACCGTTCAGCCAGACAAGGAACTCAAGGCTCGTTATATCAAGATCGTTATGACCCCAAAGAGAAAAGACCTTGGCGTAGGATTACTATCTGTAAATGTTGGCACCAAAGAGGATTAA